In a genomic window of Candidatus Rokuibacteriota bacterium:
- a CDS encoding AAA family ATPase, giving the protein MPNRKAALPFKVNPFMPDSPVSPELFVGREREIEQIKKALYQAINERAEHLVLVGDRGIGKSSLATYAEDLALNADKVFEKPQTRFLTVFVSTGVCRNLDELCVAILDRLYRKVREASDPLSRAVSDLLSKVGGISVGFFGLRMDITPGSHVGIVAGKFGSVLEALWDKVRESYAALLIIIDETETLSRLDGAGSFLKSCLEQLSHDRYGGIMFIVTASPGALAEFTKDHASFPRGFTHVNIPYLNRKESDELVKKALSRGVPPAKPTEDFLLYIFHYSNGIPSFIHELGRAAFDVDTEGKLEWEDLRQGILGTPAVKGALDSLEDKHFRQRYTQKILSNEYRKILHIIAGFDEDVVAVGDILKKYDGNQNKLRTYVSIMAKRGVVEKVEGQVGKYRLPDRMFKVFLRLRGKPKKAE; this is encoded by the coding sequence AGCCCGGAGCTATTTGTAGGGCGGGAGCGTGAGATTGAGCAGATTAAGAAAGCCCTTTACCAGGCGATCAATGAGCGTGCCGAACATCTCGTTTTAGTAGGTGATCGGGGTATCGGCAAAAGTTCCCTTGCTACGTATGCCGAAGACCTCGCCCTTAACGCAGACAAGGTTTTTGAGAAACCACAAACACGCTTTCTCACTGTTTTCGTCTCGACGGGTGTATGCAGAAACCTAGACGAACTTTGCGTGGCAATCTTGGACAGACTTTACCGGAAAGTTAGAGAGGCTTCCGATCCGCTGTCCCGCGCGGTATCAGACTTGCTGTCGAAGGTTGGCGGAATCAGTGTGGGGTTTTTCGGGTTAAGAATGGATATTACACCAGGCTCGCACGTGGGAATCGTGGCGGGGAAGTTCGGGTCCGTTCTGGAAGCCTTGTGGGACAAGGTCCGAGAATCCTATGCAGCGCTTCTCATCATTATCGACGAAACGGAAACGTTGTCGCGACTCGATGGTGCGGGCTCATTCCTCAAGAGCTGTCTCGAGCAACTGAGCCACGACCGCTACGGAGGGATAATGTTCATCGTGACTGCGAGCCCGGGTGCCCTCGCGGAATTTACCAAAGATCATGCATCCTTTCCGCGTGGGTTCACGCACGTGAACATTCCATACCTTAACCGGAAAGAGTCGGACGAGCTCGTGAAAAAAGCCTTGAGTCGTGGCGTACCGCCCGCGAAGCCGACCGAGGATTTCCTGTTATATATTTTTCATTACTCGAATGGTATTCCGAGCTTCATACACGAGCTGGGGCGGGCGGCGTTTGATGTGGACACGGAGGGGAAGCTGGAGTGGGAGGATCTACGCCAAGGAATTCTGGGAACGCCGGCGGTGAAGGGAGCGTTGGATTCTCTGGAGGACAAGCACTTTAGGCAGAGATACACTCAAAAGATCCTGAGCAACGAGTATCGCAAGATTCTCCACATTATTGCCGGGTTTGACGAGGACGTCGTGGCTGTCGGTGACATCCTGAAGAAGTACGACGGCAACCAAAACAAGCTCAGAACGTACGTTTCAATAATGGCGAAAAGGGGCGTTGTTGAGAAGGTCGAAGGGCAGGTGGGCAAGTATCGGCTGCCCGACCGGATGTTTAAAGTATTCCTGCGGCTGCGAGGCAAGCCGAAAAAGGCTGAGTAG
- the hisH gene encoding imidazole glycerol phosphate synthase subunit HisH, translated as MLAVVDYGRGNLGSVEKAFVRLGLETVVTQDPQVVKDADAVVLPGDGAFHDAMQNLGALGLLGPLREVLESGRPFLGICLGYQLLLSESEEFGQSKGLDVIPGVVRRFPRGLKVPHMGWNQVTHAGDLAIFDGIPSGAYFYFVHSYYPEPLDGTLRVATCEYGIKFPAALGRGNLFATQFHPEKSQRSGLRLLGNFGALVKAGRA; from the coding sequence GTGCTGGCGGTCGTCGACTACGGTCGGGGGAACCTGGGGAGCGTGGAGAAGGCGTTCGTCCGCCTCGGCCTGGAAACGGTGGTGACGCAGGATCCCCAGGTCGTGAAGGATGCCGACGCGGTGGTCCTCCCCGGCGACGGCGCCTTCCACGACGCGATGCAGAATCTCGGGGCCCTGGGGCTTCTCGGGCCGCTGCGCGAGGTGCTGGAGAGCGGGCGGCCGTTTCTCGGGATCTGTCTCGGCTACCAGCTCCTCCTCTCCGAGAGCGAGGAGTTCGGCCAGAGCAAGGGCCTGGACGTGATCCCGGGCGTGGTCCGCCGCTTCCCCCGAGGGCTCAAGGTCCCTCACATGGGGTGGAATCAGGTGACCCACGCCGGCGATCTCGCCATCTTCGACGGGATCCCGAGCGGGGCCTACTTCTACTTCGTCCACTCCTACTATCCCGAGCCGCTGGACGGGACGCTCCGCGTGGCGACGTGCGAGTACGGGATCAAGTTTCCCGCCGCGCTCGGGCGAGGCAACCTGTTCGCCACCCAGTTCCACCCCGAGAAGAGTCAGCGGTCGGGGCTCCGCCTGCTCGGGAATTTCGGCGCTCTCGTGAAGGCCGGTCGGGCGTGA
- the hisA gene encoding 1-(5-phosphoribosyl)-5-[(5-phosphoribosylamino)methylideneamino]imidazole-4-carboxamide isomerase: MLVIPAVDLRGGKCVRLRQGRPEAETVFSDDPLAVARRWADLGAPRLHVVDLDGAFAGAPKQTELIREIARTVSPPLQVGGGLRSVEAVEQVLEAGAGWAVVGTRAALDAGFLADVCRRFAGRIIVAVDATDGRVAVDGWTRSLDLDAEAFAAAAARAGAAAILYTDIARDGTEVGPGLERTRAVARAARIAVLASGGVGTLEDLKRLAAIEGIAGAVVGRALYTGAVDLKQALTEVARC, encoded by the coding sequence ATGTTGGTGATCCCTGCCGTGGATCTGCGGGGCGGCAAGTGCGTGAGGCTCAGGCAGGGCCGGCCCGAGGCCGAGACCGTCTTTTCCGATGACCCGTTGGCTGTGGCGCGGCGCTGGGCCGACCTCGGCGCCCCGCGCCTCCACGTGGTGGATCTGGACGGGGCGTTCGCGGGGGCGCCCAAGCAGACCGAGTTGATCCGCGAGATCGCGCGGACCGTTTCCCCGCCGCTTCAGGTGGGCGGCGGGCTGCGGAGCGTCGAGGCGGTCGAGCAGGTGCTCGAGGCCGGCGCGGGCTGGGCGGTGGTGGGAACCCGGGCCGCGCTCGACGCCGGGTTTCTCGCGGACGTGTGCCGCCGCTTCGCCGGGCGAATCATCGTCGCGGTGGATGCGACGGATGGGCGCGTGGCCGTGGACGGGTGGACACGCAGCCTCGATCTCGACGCCGAGGCCTTCGCGGCCGCGGCCGCGCGGGCCGGCGCCGCGGCGATCCTCTATACCGACATCGCCCGCGATGGCACCGAGGTCGGGCCCGGCCTGGAGCGCACGCGGGCGGTCGCCCGGGCGGCGAGAATCGCGGTGCTCGCCTCGGGCGGAGTCGGCACGCTGGAGGATCTCAAGCGTCTGGCCGCCATCGAGGGGATCGCGGGAGCGGTCGTGGGCCGCGCGCTCTACACCGGTGCCGTGGATCTCAAGCAAGCCCTCACCGAGGTGGCGAGGTGTTAG
- the hisF gene encoding imidazole glycerol phosphate synthase subunit HisF, whose protein sequence is MLAKRVIPCLDVKDGRVVKGVRFLNLKDAGDPVAAALAYDHQGADELVFLDITASHEGRAIMLDVVRRTAEGIYMPLTVGGGVRGVDDIRTLLRAGADKVSLNTAALERPEVIREAAERFGSQCIVVAIDAKRENGRWGVYTHGGRRPAGRDAVEWAQEAERLGAGEILLTSMDRDGTQDGYDLELTQAVSLAVSVPVIASGGAGMLEHLLAGLTAGKADAVLAASIFHFGEYTIRQAKAYLSDRGVPVRLEE, encoded by the coding sequence GTGTTAGCCAAGCGCGTCATCCCCTGCCTCGACGTGAAGGACGGCCGGGTCGTCAAGGGGGTGCGATTCCTGAATCTCAAGGACGCCGGTGATCCGGTGGCCGCGGCCCTGGCCTACGACCACCAGGGGGCCGACGAGCTGGTGTTCCTCGACATCACGGCCTCCCACGAGGGTCGAGCGATCATGCTGGACGTCGTGCGGCGCACGGCGGAGGGGATCTACATGCCCCTCACCGTGGGCGGCGGGGTCCGCGGAGTCGACGACATCCGCACGCTCCTCCGGGCGGGCGCCGACAAGGTCTCGCTCAACACCGCCGCGCTGGAGCGCCCCGAGGTCATCCGCGAGGCGGCCGAGCGGTTCGGCAGCCAGTGCATCGTCGTCGCGATCGACGCCAAGCGCGAAAACGGGCGCTGGGGAGTCTACACGCACGGGGGGCGCCGGCCGGCGGGGCGCGACGCGGTCGAGTGGGCGCAGGAGGCCGAGCGGCTGGGCGCGGGCGAGATCCTCCTCACGAGCATGGACCGGGACGGCACCCAGGACGGCTACGACCTCGAGCTGACGCAGGCCGTCTCCCTCGCGGTTTCGGTTCCCGTAATCGCGTCGGGCGGCGCCGGGATGCTGGAGCACCTGCTCGCCGGGCTGACCGCGGGGAAGGCCGACGCGGTGCTGGCCGCCTCCATCTTCCACTTCGGCGAGTACACCATCCGCCAGGCGAAGGCGTATCTGAGCGACCGCGGCGTTCCGGTGAGGCTGGAAGAGTAA
- a CDS encoding DUF4145 domain-containing protein produces the protein MLGSQLDVGRCPHCNVDRPTLERIHTYETTDYAGANKRFWGVYKCARCGGLVTAASTTGHSGSVTECYPRSTEVDAAIPEKVRGYLQQALNSLHAAAGAVMLAASAVDAMLKAKGYKEGSLYNRIDKAAADHVITKEMAQWAHEVRIDANDQRHADEAAPLPTADEARRCVDFARALGEFMFVLPAQVQKGLTDAKKQGA, from the coding sequence ATGTTAGGTAGTCAACTTGACGTCGGACGTTGTCCTCACTGCAATGTTGATCGTCCTACTCTTGAAAGGATTCACACTTATGAGACGACGGACTACGCTGGCGCCAACAAGCGTTTCTGGGGCGTCTACAAATGCGCAAGGTGCGGGGGTCTAGTCACCGCTGCCAGTACCACCGGTCATTCAGGCTCAGTAACCGAATGCTATCCGCGATCGACTGAAGTTGATGCGGCTATCCCGGAGAAGGTACGGGGTTACCTACAGCAAGCGTTGAACAGCCTGCACGCCGCGGCTGGTGCGGTCATGCTTGCGGCCAGCGCAGTGGATGCGATGTTGAAAGCTAAAGGTTACAAAGAGGGCAGTTTGTATAACCGGATCGACAAGGCCGCGGCCGACCACGTCATTACGAAGGAAATGGCGCAGTGGGCTCATGAGGTGCGCATTGACGCTAATGACCAACGGCATGCTGATGAAGCGGCGCCCTTGCCTACTGCCGATGAAGCACGCCGCTGTGTGGACTTCGCGCGTGCCCTCGGAGAGTTCATGTTTGTGTTGCCAGCGCAGGTTCAGAAAGGATTGACGGATGCGAAGAAGCAGGGCGCGTAA
- a CDS encoding type II toxin-antitoxin system HicB family antitoxin, with translation MTFKIELERENYGRWIAEVLELPGVLAYGQTPEEAKAKVQALALRVVADRLEHGEYA, from the coding sequence ATGACGTTCAAGATTGAGCTTGAGCGGGAGAATTATGGCCGCTGGATCGCGGAGGTGCTGGAACTTCCTGGTGTGCTTGCATACGGGCAGACGCCGGAGGAAGCGAAGGCGAAGGTCCAAGCGCTTGCCCTCCGTGTCGTGGCCGATCGCCTGGAGCACGGTGAATACGCGTGA
- a CDS encoding bifunctional phosphoribosyl-AMP cyclohydrolase/phosphoribosyl-ATP diphosphatase HisIE, with product MIGVDELKFDAQGLIPAVVQEAATGEVLMVAWMGREALEATQRTGLTHFWSRSRQALWRKGESSGHAQHVEALYADCDRDTLLVLVHQEGVACHTGSRTCFFSRLKMEGEPPAEGTDGRTWAGPQILELVERVIQSRKVEPPSGSYVAGLLAKGESAVCRKVGEEALEVIMAALAGERDDRLVSEVADLWFHTMVLLGGRGIPLRRVFSELARRHAGTRVDRSADLEESAG from the coding sequence GTGATTGGGGTTGACGAGCTGAAATTTGACGCCCAGGGGTTGATCCCGGCCGTGGTGCAGGAGGCGGCGACCGGGGAGGTCCTGATGGTGGCCTGGATGGGCCGCGAAGCGTTGGAGGCCACCCAGCGGACCGGTCTCACCCACTTCTGGTCCCGCTCCCGCCAAGCGCTCTGGCGGAAGGGGGAGAGCTCGGGGCACGCCCAGCACGTCGAGGCCCTCTATGCGGATTGCGACCGGGACACGCTCCTGGTGCTCGTCCACCAGGAGGGAGTCGCCTGTCACACCGGAAGCCGCACCTGCTTCTTTTCGCGTCTCAAGATGGAGGGGGAGCCTCCGGCGGAGGGGACCGACGGCCGGACGTGGGCAGGGCCCCAGATCCTGGAGCTGGTGGAGCGCGTGATCCAGTCGCGCAAGGTCGAGCCGCCGTCCGGCTCGTACGTGGCAGGGCTTCTGGCCAAGGGCGAGTCAGCCGTCTGCCGCAAGGTTGGCGAGGAAGCCCTTGAGGTGATCATGGCTGCCCTCGCCGGAGAGCGCGATGACCGGCTCGTTTCCGAGGTGGCTGACCTCTGGTTCCACACCATGGTCCTCCTCGGCGGGCGGGGGATCCCGCTCCGTCGGGTGTTCTCGGAGCTGGCCCGGCGGCACGCGGGCACCCGTGTCGACAGGTCGGCCGATCTCGAGGAGAGCGCGGGCTGA
- a CDS encoding ABC transporter permease → MALGTSLRIQGREAAIWYGGLGLLTGQVFRNLALPPAYWRLVAQEVDAIGVQSLAVALTAAVFTGMVLTLQSAVNMARFGAENYVGAVVALSMLRELGPVLTAILVGGKVASGITAELGAMKVTEQIDALRAIGVNYVKKLIVPRFLAALVVFPLLTVLADGVGLLGGMVIAVYERHVDAYVYWNNMVYWVVLKDFLTGMGKSVFFAGVVTLIGCYNGLSTVGGTEGLGRATTRTVVQVAIGVIIADFFITKLFLLLFW, encoded by the coding sequence ATGGCGCTGGGGACATCGCTGAGAATCCAGGGACGCGAGGCGGCGATCTGGTACGGCGGGCTCGGTCTCCTGACCGGCCAGGTGTTCCGCAATCTGGCCCTGCCTCCCGCCTACTGGCGGCTGGTGGCGCAGGAGGTGGACGCGATCGGCGTCCAGTCGCTCGCGGTGGCCCTGACCGCCGCCGTCTTCACCGGGATGGTGCTGACGCTCCAGAGCGCGGTGAACATGGCCCGCTTCGGTGCCGAGAACTACGTCGGCGCGGTCGTCGCCCTCTCGATGCTCCGGGAGCTCGGGCCGGTGCTCACCGCCATCCTGGTCGGCGGCAAGGTGGCCTCGGGGATCACGGCCGAGCTGGGCGCGATGAAGGTCACCGAGCAGATCGACGCGCTCCGGGCGATCGGCGTCAACTACGTGAAGAAGCTCATCGTGCCGCGGTTCCTCGCCGCGCTCGTGGTCTTCCCGCTCCTCACGGTGCTGGCGGACGGGGTCGGCCTCCTGGGCGGGATGGTGATCGCGGTCTACGAGCGCCACGTGGACGCCTACGTCTACTGGAACAACATGGTGTACTGGGTTGTCCTGAAAGATTTCCTGACCGGGATGGGCAAGAGCGTCTTCTTCGCCGGCGTCGTGACGCTGATCGGCTGCTACAACGGGCTCTCGACCGTGGGCGGCACGGAGGGCCTCGGGCGCGCCACGACGCGGACCGTGGTCCAGGTCGCGATCGGCGTCATCATCGCCGACTTTTTCATCACGAAGCTCTTCCTCCTCCTGTTCTGGTGA
- a CDS encoding ATP-binding cassette domain-containing protein, producing MAEAVVEVRGVWKSFDTNEVLSGVSLTLPRGTTLAVMGGSGQGKTVLLRMIAGLIRPDAGEVRLFGTRIDHLREEQMLGLRRRTGFVFQSSALFDSLSVFENVAYPLREHTHLGEEEIADRVRTFLSLVDLAGAAQLSPAELSGGLRTRVGIARALVLEPEVVFFDEPTAGLDLTNARLVAELIARLRTGVCDTAIVVTHDVEFAEMVADQMVILHHGRFVATGSPAEIRRSENPSVQAFLAGQLKGS from the coding sequence ATGGCGGAGGCGGTCGTCGAGGTCCGAGGCGTCTGGAAGTCCTTTGACACGAACGAGGTCCTGAGCGGCGTGAGCCTGACGCTCCCGCGTGGAACGACGCTGGCCGTGATGGGCGGCAGCGGCCAGGGGAAGACCGTGCTCCTCCGGATGATCGCGGGGCTGATCCGGCCCGACGCGGGGGAGGTCCGGCTCTTCGGCACGCGCATCGATCACCTCCGGGAGGAGCAGATGCTCGGCCTCCGGCGGCGGACGGGCTTCGTCTTCCAGAGCTCGGCGCTCTTCGACTCGCTGTCCGTCTTCGAGAACGTGGCGTACCCGCTCCGGGAGCACACGCACCTCGGTGAGGAGGAGATCGCGGACCGCGTGCGCACGTTCCTCTCGCTGGTGGACCTGGCCGGCGCCGCGCAGCTCAGCCCGGCCGAGCTTTCGGGAGGACTGCGCACGCGGGTCGGGATCGCCCGGGCGCTGGTGCTGGAGCCCGAGGTCGTGTTCTTCGACGAGCCCACGGCGGGCCTGGACCTCACCAACGCCCGGCTGGTGGCCGAGCTGATCGCACGCCTCCGCACCGGCGTGTGCGATACCGCGATCGTCGTCACCCACGACGTCGAGTTTGCCGAGATGGTGGCGGACCAGATGGTGATCCTCCACCACGGGCGGTTCGTGGCCACGGGCTCCCCGGCGGAGATCCGCCGCTCGGAGAACCCCTCGGTCCAGGCCTTCCTGGCCGGCCAGCTGAAAGGATCTTGA